The Bacteroidales bacterium genome segment CGTATGATCGGCATTGTTCTGCGCAATCTCTTCCTTGAGCTTGTGCTCCTTCAGTTTATACGACCCTTTCCACCAGTCCGACAACGGGATGGTGACCGTCCCGAATGCCATCAGCTCATTGTTCCAGTCACCCTTCCAGCCATTGTCCATGCCATAGGTAAATGCCCCGACACCGATGCCCACCTGAGGCAGGTACTCCCCGAGTTTCATTTTGGATTGCAGTTTCTCGGCCTCCACGCTTTTCTGTACAAGTTCATACTCGGTCCGGCTGGCCAGAGCTGACTGAGGGTTTATATACAGACTGGCCGGATCGGCCATCAGACCTGCTGAATCCGAAAGCGTCATCTGAGGATCAAAGGGAATGCCCAGATGCTGACAAAACGACAGGATAGCAAGCTTGATCCCGTTCTCAAGCTGTAGCCTGTTCATCTTCAATTCGCTCTGCTTCAACGTTACCCTGAGCACATCATTGTAATGGATGAGCCCGGCTTTCTGGGCAATGTTCACATCCTTGTACAATGTATCCAGCAGCCGTTCGTATGCCTCGATCGTTTTCATCTTCTCCTTCAGGGAAGCGATCTGCCAGTACTGCTCCTCCGTTTTGAACAGTGCCTCCCGGGTCGACAGGTCAATCTTCTGAGCGCTTACATCGGCTCCCAGGCGTGCCAGGTGGTTTCCATTAATGATGCGTCCGCCCGAATACAGAGGCTGGACCGCCGTCACGGCCGCGGCCGTCAGATCTTCCATCATCCCCATCGAAACACCCGGAAAATAGGCAAACTCCGTGGCAAAAGGCAGTGTCATCGGATCCCCGTTGTAAACCGGGAGGTTCCCGCCGGGCATGTCAATGTTCAGCAGGGGATCGCTGAACCGGACTGCGAAGCCAAGGGCGCTGATCGTGGGGAAATAGTTGGTGAAGGCTCCCTGTTTGATTTTCTGCGATGCCTCCGCCTCAAGGGTGCTGTTCCTGATCTGGACATTGTTTTCCAGGGTGATCTTTTTACAGGAATCCAGCGAGTAACTGTTTTGGGCTACTGCAGGAAGGCCGAACTCCATCACCCCGTAGAGGATCGTGAGAATATATAGTTGTTTTTTCATTGCTTTTAATCATTTAGTTTCCAGTAAAGAACCGGGAGAATGGTAAGGGTCATCAGCAACAGGAAGATCCCTCCCGCAAAGATCACCATCCCCACAGGTGCCCAAAATGAACTGCCCGACAGGATCATGGGGGTTACACCGACAAAGGAGGATGCTGAAGTTAGAAAGATGGGTATCATCCTTCGTTTGCCTGCATCGTAGGCGGCATCCCGGGCCGACCACCCTTCAACAGTAAACCTCTGCTCGGCATGCTGGAACATCAGGATCACATTCCTTACCGTCAGTCCAAACAACCCAATCAGCCCGAGCGCGGAGGTGATTCCAACCGTATAATTCCCGATCCAGAGGCCGAATACCGCGCCGAACAGGAACAACAATAACGTAAACAACGAAAGGAAAGTCAGTTTGAATTTTCCGTAGGTGAACAGGAAGAAAAGGAAGATGATGCCAAAGGCTGCAATGATCGCGTAGATGACCGGCGACAGGTTCTCCCTGTTGTATTCAGGTTCACCTCCCACCTGATACGTTATCCCCACCGGCAGCGAAGGTTCAATTTCGTTTTGGATGATGTCCTGGATATCGGAAAGCATTCGCGACGGAATGACATTCCTTTTGGTATCGGCTGTCACCGTAATGGTCCTCATTCCGTTCCGGTGGACGATTTTATTCTCACCCCACTTCGGCATCACGGATGCGATCTGCCGCAATGGAACACTGACCGAAGGAACCAGGCCTGTCACATACGTGTCTGAAAACGCTTCCAGCGTGGGTTTACCCTCTTT includes the following:
- a CDS encoding TolC family protein, with protein sequence MKKQLYILTILYGVMEFGLPAVAQNSYSLDSCKKITLENNVQIRNSTLEAEASQKIKQGAFTNYFPTISALGFAVRFSDPLLNIDMPGGNLPVYNGDPMTLPFATEFAYFPGVSMGMMEDLTAAAVTAVQPLYSGGRIINGNHLARLGADVSAQKIDLSTREALFKTEEQYWQIASLKEKMKTIEAYERLLDTLYKDVNIAQKAGLIHYNDVLRVTLKQSELKMNRLQLENGIKLAILSFCQHLGIPFDPQMTLSDSAGLMADPASLYINPQSALASRTEYELVQKSVEAEKLQSKMKLGEYLPQVGIGVGAFTYGMDNGWKGDWNNELMAFGTVTIPLSDWWKGSYKLKEHKLKEEIAQNNADHTATLLQLQIEKAWTDLQESWQRIRIAEEAIGQARENLKINSDHYHAGIIGVSDLLEAQAILQSTLDQLTDARCDYRVKMAEYLKVTGRSGQ